A genome region from Hevea brasiliensis isolate MT/VB/25A 57/8 chromosome 7, ASM3005281v1, whole genome shotgun sequence includes the following:
- the LOC131181623 gene encoding uncharacterized protein LOC131181623: MKSKAVSVMNQEFVKLDRFEGTNYVRWKDKMLFLLTTLKISYILDPSLPAISPPTPEDSEQVKADRDKREEDELLCRGHILNKLSDRLYDLFTSVKSPMEIWKSLEFKYNSEKQGMDKFLIMKYFEFQMVDNISVMYQVHELHVLVSKLKDLKVIVPESLQVGGIIAKLPSSWNDYRKKLLHTTEDFSLE; the protein is encoded by the coding sequence ATGAAGTCCAAGGCTGTTTCCGTGATGAATCAAGAATTTGTAAAACTTGATCGTTTTGAAGGGACAAACTATGTTCGCTGGAAGGACAAGATGCTATTCTTACTCACCACATTGAAGATTTCTTATATACTTGATCCAAGTCTGCCTGCTATTTCACCACCAACTCCAGAAGATTCTGAACAAGTGAAAGCAGATCGAGACAaacgtgaagaagatgaattgctatgcagaggtcatattcttaacaaattgTCAGATAGGCTATATGATCTATTTACTTCTGTCAAGTCTCCAATGGAAATCTGGAAATCACTGGAGTTCAAATACAACTCAGAAAAACAAGGTATGGATAAATTTCTTatcatgaaatattttgaattccaAATGGTTGATAATATATCTGTTATGTATCAAGTCCATGAGTTACATGTCCTTGTTTCAAAACTTAAAGATTTGAAAGTGATAGTTCCTGAATCGTTGCAAGTAGGAGGAATAATAGCAAAACTTCCTTCTAGTTGgaatgattataggaagaaattaTTGCATACCACAGAAGATTTTTCTCTTGAATAG
- the LOC110641638 gene encoding ADP-ribosylation factor 2 isoform X1 codes for MGLTFTKLFSRLFAKKEMRILMVGLDAAGKTTILYKLKLGEIVTTIPTIGFNVETVEYKNISFTVWDVGGQDKIRPLWRHYFQNTQGLIFVVDSNDRDRVVEARDELHRMLNEDELRDALLLVFANKQDLPNAMNAAEITDKLGLHSLRQRRWYIQSTCATSGEGLYEGLDWLSNNIANKA; via the exons ATGGGGTTGACATTTACGAAGCTTTTCAGCCGGCTTTTTGCCAAGAAGGAAATGCGAATTCTGATGGTGGGTCTTGATGCAGCTGGTAAGACTACAATCCTCTACAAGCTCAAGTTGGGTGAGATCGTCACCACTATTCCCACTATTG GATTTAATGTGGAGACTGTGGAATACAAAAACATCAGCTTCACTGTTTGGGATGTTGGTGGTCAGGACAAG ATTCGTCCCTTGTGGAGGCACTACTTCCAAAACACTCAAGGTCTCATATTTGTGGTGGACAGCAATGACAGAGACCGTGTTGTGGAGGCAAGGGATGAGTTACACAGAATGTTGAATGAG GATGAGCTGCGAGATGCACTGTTGCTTGTATTTGCTAATAAGCAGGATCTTCCCAATGCAATGAATGCTGCTGAGATCACTGACAAGCTTGGGCTACACTCCCTCCGTCAGCGTCGCTG gtacatccagaGCACCTGTGCAACCTCTGGTGAGGGGCTTTATGAGGGCTTGGACTGGCTATCCAATAATATTGCTAACAAG GCATAA
- the LOC110641638 gene encoding ADP-ribosylation factor 2 isoform X2 yields the protein MQFKVLDVFVLVMHPMVSGFNVETVEYKNISFTVWDVGGQDKIRPLWRHYFQNTQGLIFVVDSNDRDRVVEARDELHRMLNEDELRDALLLVFANKQDLPNAMNAAEITDKLGLHSLRQRRWYIQSTCATSGEGLYEGLDWLSNNIANKA from the exons ATGCAGTTCAAAGTGCTTGATGTTTTTGTGCTTGTGATGCACCCCATGGTCTCTG GATTTAATGTGGAGACTGTGGAATACAAAAACATCAGCTTCACTGTTTGGGATGTTGGTGGTCAGGACAAG ATTCGTCCCTTGTGGAGGCACTACTTCCAAAACACTCAAGGTCTCATATTTGTGGTGGACAGCAATGACAGAGACCGTGTTGTGGAGGCAAGGGATGAGTTACACAGAATGTTGAATGAG GATGAGCTGCGAGATGCACTGTTGCTTGTATTTGCTAATAAGCAGGATCTTCCCAATGCAATGAATGCTGCTGAGATCACTGACAAGCTTGGGCTACACTCCCTCCGTCAGCGTCGCTG gtacatccagaGCACCTGTGCAACCTCTGGTGAGGGGCTTTATGAGGGCTTGGACTGGCTATCCAATAATATTGCTAACAAG GCATAA